ttgctagcatttcgCCCAtacccctgtaaacccttcctattcatgtacccatcaagatgccttttaaatgttgtaattgtaccagtctccaccacctcctctggctgctctttccatacacgcaccaccttctgcgtgaacaagttgcctcttaggtcccttttaactctttcccctctcacattaaacctatgcatTCTAGTTTTGTAgccccctaccctgggaaaaaagaccttggctattcaccccatcaatgcccctcatgattttataaacctctataaggtcaccccctcagtttccaatgctccaggaaaattagccccagcctctccctctagctcatcTTTTAATAAGTACACTCACAATAATATTACCACAAAAACATTTCTGTAACACATGGGTGAAGATTAAATGACACTCTTCAGTTTGGTTTTTCAACATGCAACTTGATGGACAGATGCCACATCCAATGTAGTACTCAGTCACGGTCCCAGAGCTGGTTTCTTTAAGCCTGGCAGAAGTTGGGGAGTTGCAATATGAAGCAACAAACCGGCCAGGGATTCTGCTGCTGCTTATTGCTTCTGGAAAATGCTGATGTGTATATTTTAAAATCACAGCAGGACTGTGATGCTAACACAATCAAATGATCAATTGTCCAGCATCTTCTATAATTCCTGACCACTTAAGTAAACTACTTGAGGACTCTTACCTATACAGATTGTGTGCCTTGAGTAGATGTCGAATGTAAAAGGACagttttttcttattcattcacaggctgtaggcatcgctggctgggccagcagaaATGGCCCATCCCACAGTTaaacatcaaccacattgctgtagatctggagtcacatggaggacAGGCTGACTAAGGATgatagttttcttccctaaaggctgttagtgaaccagatggccaTTTCCGACAATCAGCAACGATTTCATGAGCACCggtagactcttaactccaaatttttattagattcaaattccaccatctgccatggtgggaatcaaacccaggtccccatgacattatctgggtctctggattaatcatcGAGCAATAATATCATTAGGCCATACCTCCCCTCAGTATGTTACTggtgtctgtgtaaagaacctgacTCCCATGGATATTGTTCTCTCTCGCACGATGCAAAAGAGCCCACGGCATAATTCGAATTAAAGTATAATACTTAAACTTAAATTCAAACTTTATGTTCCTTCAGATTCCTGCATATTCAGTTTAAGTGCCTCAATTCTACATTGTACCTATGCCGGTTGCATATTGATGAATATCAGTTAATGATACAAAATTGACATATTCAGCAGATTAGTTTAGCTGCCTAGCATCAGACATCTGCCTTGTACACAGTCTTTTCCTTTGCCAATTTGTGAACATGAGCAATAAGTGACTTTACAGAAACGCAGCCACAGACCCCAGCTTGTAGATTTGTCGGCTGCTGCACCCACGGAGATGTTGCGATTAGACTCATTGGTCCATGCGTCGGGGATGGGGATAAGGAGGGATAGCACTGCACCaacatgatgaagggctccagtccgaaatgtcgattctcctgctcttcggatgctgcctgacctgctgtgcttttccagcaacacactctcgactctgatctccagcatccgcagacctcactttctccctgcaccAACATCAGTCAGCCGACATTCACAGAcagtggtgcaatggtagtgtccctgcctctgagccagaagactgAGGTTCAAGTTATgccagctccagaggtgtgtcagagcagGTCCCCAAACATTGGTTAAAAATGCTCACACTCACAGAGGAGGAATGACCACTTCCTGCTCTGTGGGAGTGAGCTTCTGGATGGGAGAACAAGCGATCAAATCAGGGACGAATTCTTTCCATCGTAATGTCTAAATACCGGTTGGTCACAAAGAAAGGATTTGCCTTGTATTTTCGTAAGAATGTTAACTTTCCAGAATGTTTGTCTTAAAATTCCCTCAAATTCTAGGCTGAATGATCCAAAATAATTCAAGTGCTGTGTGTCAAGGTTTTAATTGTAATTAGTGGCTTTCATACGAGCTCTCAGACAGGTATGTTTCCCCTCAGGGCACTCTGCGACCATCCTGCTCGTTTTCTCAGGCTGAGAGTTTCATTAGAGCTGCAAACCATCTATTCACTGGGAGCGATAATATTTTGGCACCTGTACACTGCCCTCCCTTAGTGACCAGGGTCTCACAGATCAGAATAGCACAGTTTCCATCCCCAATCAGTGAAGTATGAGAGATGCGGCAGTTCCAGTAGAACAGTTCAAACAACATTCGGAGCTGAAATAGACTTTACTAAAGATATAATCTTCAGAGATTCCCTTGACCTTAATGTGTCTCTTTTCTTCACAGCACCTACGCGCCTGTCAAACAGTTTCTACGGGTGGATAAAGACAAGGTGAGTGAAAGTGGGTTTATATTGGTATTGACTGACAAGGAGATTTGGTGCAGCTAGGTTGATTATTACAAGGGCTTGAGGCTCCAAACTTCATTTGAATGGTTGCTGCAGCCAAGAAAGATTTGGGACAATTATTACCGTCCTCTCGTCCAATCCGGGCTTTAGGAAAGGAGAGGGACACTACGAACACTGTGGTTAAGGAGGAGGAATATGTAATATTGAATGGGATaaacagaatgagagagaataTATTCGGGGGTTTAACATCTTTGAAAACGCATAAATTGTCGGGGCCTAATGAAATGCATTCCAGGCTGTTAAAAGCAGCAAGGGAAGAAATAATTCAAGCTCTGACAGTACTTTCCACACCTCTCTGGCAGAAGATGTGGTGCCAGAGGACCCTTACATTGCACTTATGTTTATAAATGCACAAGTGAAAGATGTTCCATTGAGACGTTCGACCTAGTCAGAAAATGATTGGAAAAAGTTCTGAGTCATGATATTAATTTAGAAAGACCtaaattaatcaagaacagttgCCTGGATTTGTAAAGGGAAGTTTGTGTCTTGACTCACCTGacagagtttttgaggaagtctcacaTGGGGTTTGGTAAGGGTAGTACTGACAatgcatggatttcagtaaggattTTGTCAAGGTCCCCACATGGGAGTGGTGTGAGCCATGGCATCCCAAGGCAGTTGACAACTTTGATCTAAAATCAATTGCAGGAAGCACGTTTTGGTGAGTTCCAAAGGGCTCAATACTGGATCTACCTTTTGTGTTAAGAATCAATGATTTAGCCTTAAATGGAGAGTGCCTGATTGAAAAGTTTGCAGGCGTCTATAAAGAAATTTAGATTTGTGGTTGATTGAATGTGGACCGCAGCAAGATGTGAATCAGGTGAACAGAACAGAACTGTGGACAATGGAATTCAGTCCAGAGATTTGCAAGGTAAAGTATTTCAGGAGATTTGACAAGACAAGGATACCCAGATTGCAGAGTGCAGTAGAGCAACAGAAGTCCCTGGGATCCACCGATTCCTTAAGAAAGCAGTACAGATTAATGGCTAAAAATACAGACAGAGTACTTTTATAAGGCAAGTCATTGAACATAGCGAGCAACAAGGTTGTGTCAAACACAAAttagaccacagctagagtactgccTGTAACTCCAGTCACCACATTACTGGAAAGACCTGGTTGAAAGAGAAAAGttacagaggaaatttacaaatcTCTGGCCTGGTctggaaagattggacaggttgAAGTTGTTTTCTTTGGGACAGAGGTGGCTGAGAAGAGATTTAACTGAGATGTATGAAGTTAATAGGTCTAAGTAGAATGGAGAGGAAGAATTTATTTCTGTTTGCAGAAGCCAGTTACAGAGCCTCAGATTTCATGTTCTTGGCAGAAGGATTAGATAAAAggctgaggagaaatattttcacccagagtgcagtggagccctggaactctctgcctgagaAAGTGGAAATGCAATTGAGAAACGTGAAACAAAAAGGCTGTGTACTAAGAGGGGGAAAGAGGGATTAGGCAGTAGCATTGACAAGATGGGCTGAACGGTCTCCTTGCATGTCTTAAATTTCCAATGATTCTAACCTGACTCAGCAGTAATGGTTAAGTCTGTGTTTGAATTTCGATGTATTCGAGTTTCAGCCAATTAGCATTTTGGGGCACAGTCTACAAAGTGAAGAATATACTAATGGAATAAATAAATCTATTTGTTTTATAAAGTTTGATCGGCTCCTATTCCTTATCTTGGAGGTCCAGCATGGAATGTGTGGAACAATTTCATCAATCAAAGGGAAGCTCCTGATCTTTTTAAAGTATTTCCAGGGAAGGCttttttcctctggcagcccttgAGCATCTTGCGCTTTGATTTTCATACAATTAGACTGACCCAGATTTAAACAGAGATTTCCAAAGTCAAAAGGACATTATTAACTCACTGAACCATCCTGTGCCCTGGCCAATGTCATTTTACCATTGGGTGCTAAACTGCTAACGGAGTAACTCATCCACACTGCCCAACAGCGTAGGAGAGTAGAATATAGCCATTGAGCCCATTGAGAATGCTCCACTATTATGTACAATAGAGGCTCATCAGACACTTCAAGGTCTTTTACTCATGCTGCCACCATAATCCTTTACACCACAAATCATAAATATCTAATTTAAGCATGCTCAAAGTCTGAGCTTCACACAGCCCTCTGGGATAATGAACTCCCTCTGCTTAAAaacaatttctccacatctcagacCTAAGTGGtttcccccttatttttaagttgtTGCCCCGATGCTAGGCTCCCCAAGCTGGAGAGACACCTCAGCTGCAACCATTCAGTCTATCCTTGTAAAACCATTTTGCAGGTTTCAGTGAGATCGCCTGCCATTCCTCAAGACTCTGGATACCAGCCCAGTTTACCTAATCTCCCTTCATAGGTCAGTCCCACCATCTTGGGAACAAGTTTCGTGAACTTTAGTTGCATTCTGTCTGTGGCAATAATAcgcttcctcagataaggagaccagtaCTGCGCACACGGTACTCCAGGTGCCCTTTAACTCAGCTCCTACATAATTGAAGCAACATTTCATGactcaaaccctcttgcaataaaggcttaAATTCTGTTAGTCTCCTAAAGAGCTTGCTGCTCTGgcatgttagctttcagtgaGTTATCGACAAAGATCCAGGTCTGTTTGTACATCgacactttccaacctcttaccatttattAGATCCACTGTACATCTGTTTCTCCAATCAAAAAGGAtaagttcacatttttccacattgtattccatcggCTGCATTCTTACCTATTCACTAGCCGTGTCCAAACCGTCCTGAAAATGCCTTACACCTTCCTTGGAACACACATTCCTGACTGGCTTTGAATCATCTGCAGACGTGTCGATCCATAATGCAAGTTTAATGCCAAAGCGACAAGTGGAAAATCAACCTTATTTTACCTTAGTCCCAACTCAGTGAGAGCGCCTAGACGGCACCAATCTGAATTTCCCTACTCCCTTCACAAATCAAGATCCTagcaacctctctgaaaaagtcCCTATTTGCTGTAGGCCCACCAGCTGTAAAAACTGAGGTGAACACGTCAAAACTTATTTCATATAGGCCTAGCACAGAGAAAACTTTCAGCACTTTATCTTCGGCTGCCTTGAAATTCTGCTGTTCTTGATGTTAATGACCTGTGTTTAATTCTCTGTTGTACCACTACTTCCCAATACGAGAAGATCATTAGTAAATGGCTTAGTGAATCCCAACAGTCTGAAGATTAGGTtttatggggaggcaatggcgtggtgatgttatcactggactattaatcaagcgacccagggacctgggttcaaatcctgccatggcagatggtaaaatttgaattcaataaaaaaatctggaatcaaacaattactaggcatgggcaataaatgctagcctagccagtgatacccacatctagtgaatgaataaaaaccacATATGATAAAACTACTGTGAAGTGCACTGCTCAGTGTAACACAAAGCTGTTTAAAACAATGATTCATCCCCAGTTTGAAGCCGAATTCAGTATGTAGCAGTTTGGCCTCCGCACCAGCCAGTCCTGGGTTTAAAGCTGGCTAggattcatagaatcatgcagcactgATGAGGCCCTTCAACCCGCTGAGTCAGTTCCGCAAGGAGTGCACTGAATCTACACTGGTCCTACTTTCCCAAAGCTATCAAGTGCTCatgcaaatactttttaaagtttgAGAGGTTACCAGCCTTAACTACGTtcttaggcagtgcattccatatactcaccctctgggtgaaaaaatgtcATTGGTGATGCAGGATGTAAGTGGTGTGCCTGTGTGACCACCAGCTGAGGGCAGCACTGGGTTCATGCATGACActgtctggatgagtacatagAGTGATCTGGTATTAAACTggttaaatattgttgtttaagGTCTGACCTTTAACCTTTGTTAATTAAACTGGTTAAAGACAGTGGTTTAAAGTCTGACCCCTAATCTACACTCAGGTACAAATCTACAACCCAGCATTCTTCAAGTATATCCATGACAAGTGGACAGAGCATCATGGGAGATATCCATCAACGGGAATGCTGGTCCTGTTTTTTGCTCTCCACATCTGTGATGAGGTAAGAGCCACAGCCTGAGGCAGGAACAATACTTTCAATTAAAAGGCCAAGTTGAAGAGTCAAAGGCACGACAAAAATGGATGCTGGCAGAGAGAGAGGACAACTTTAATCATTCTCTTTACTACATGCTGTCACTCATTAACTGCATGGCTCACGCCTCTGAATAGTACTGAATGGAGATGTGTAAAACTAATTATGTTGAGAAATTGACATGAGATCGTGATAAAGTGGATTTTaaaaagactggagattggtCAAAGAAGGAAAAGCTGAGGCAGGTAGGAAGCTCCATGGTCCGAAGACTTGGGAAGAATTAAAGGTGGAGGGATGGGTCTGTAAGTTAAAGAATAGAGTTCTGTTAGAGTCTTCAAAGAAAAGTGGCTCATAGAATAGATGTTgcttgattttaaatttccaaaattccCCAGATTTGGGAAAGATCCCATTTGATAAGAATATAATGAaagtaactcctttattcaaaagggCAGGagtcagaaagcaggaaactacaggccagttagcttaacagctGTCAGAAGGAATTTTCCTAAGAAAGcattaataaataaatatagCTGGGCACTTAGATccattcaaggtaatcaggcaagatcatagaattccaatagtgtggaagcacgccatttggcccactgagttcacagcaaccctccaaagagcatcccacccagaccctgtaatcctgcatttcccatggctaatccagctagcctgcacactacaggacaatttagcatggcaaatccacctgacctgcacatctttggcctgtgggaggaaaccagagcatccggaggaaacctgcgcagacacggAGGaagtgcatactccacacagacagtcgactgaggttggaatcgaacccacttCCCTGGTACTGTgtggcatcagtgctaaccactaagccactgtgttatagagatgtacagcatggaaacagacccttcggtccaacctgtccatgctgatcagattcccaacccaatctcattccatctgccagcacctggcccatgtccctccaaacgcttcctgttcatatacccatccagatgccttttaaatgttgcaattgtaccagcctccaccatttcctctggcagcccattccacacatgtaccaccctctgcatgaaaaggttggcccttacgtctcttttatacctttatcctctcaccctaaacctatgccctctggttctggactccacgaccgaggaaaaagaccttgtctatttaccctatccatgctcctcatgattttataaagtcacccctcagcctctgaagctccagggaaaacagccccagcctgttcagcctctccctgtagctcagatcctccattcctggcaacatccttgtaaatcttttctgacccctttcaagtttcacaacgttcttctgataggaaggagaccagaactgcatgcaatattccacaagtggcctaaccaatgtcctgtacagcctcaacatgacctcccaacccctgtactcaatactctgaccaataaaggaatgattcggagatgccggtattggactggggtgtacaaagttaaaaatcacacaacaccaggttatagtccaacaggtttaattggaagcactagctttcggagcgacgctccttcatcagttgattgacaatcacctgatgaaggagcggcgctccgaaagctagtgtgcttccaattaaacctgttggattataacctggtgttgtgtgatttttaaaaaaaaaggaaagcataccaaatgccttcttcactatcccatctacctgcaactccactttcaaggagctatgaacctgcactccaaggtctctttgttcagcaacacaccctaggaccttactgttaagtttATAAtgcttgctaagatttgcttttccaaaacacagcacctcgcatttatttaaattaatctccatttgccactcctcagcccattggcccatctgatcaagatcctgttgtaatccgaggtaaccttcttcactgtccactacacctccaattttggtgtcatctgcaaacatactaactatacctgttttgctcacatccaaatcatttatataaatgacaaaaagtagaggacccagcaccgatccttgtggcactccactggtcacaggcctccagtctgaaaaacaaccctccaccaccaccttccctcttctacctttgagccagttctgtatccaaatggctagttctccctgtattccatgagatctaaccttgctaaccagtctccatggggaaccttgtcaaaaagttcatatagatcacatcgactgctctgccctcatcaatcctctttgttacttcaaaaaactcaatcaagtttgtgagacatgatttcccactcacaaagccatcttgactatccctgaacagtccttgccttttcacatacatgtaagtcctgtccctcaggattccctccaacaacttgcacaccactgACGTcaagttcactggtctataattccctggcttgttcttaccatctttcttatatagtggcaccacattagccaacctccagtcttccggcacctcacctgtgaccatcaatgatacaaatatctcagcaagaggctcagcaatcacttccttagcttcccacagagttcttgggtattCCTGATCAAATCCTAGGGATTtaaccatttttatgcatttcaagacatccaacacttcctcttctgtaatatagacatttttcaagatgtcaccatctatttccctgcattctttattttccatgttcttttccaaagtaaacaccgatgcaaaatactcttttattATCTGCCCCATcgcctgcggctccacacaaaggctatcttgctgacctttgaggggccctattctctcccgagttacccttctgtccttaatgtatttgtaaaaatttgGACTCTCCTTAcatctgtttgccaaagctatctcatgtccccgttttgccctcctgatttccctcttaagtacactcctactgcctttatactcttctaaggattcactcgatctatcctgtctatacctgaaatatgcttccttctttttcttaaccaaaacctcgatttctttagtcatccagcattccctatgcctaccagcctttcctttcacactaacagaaatatacagtgggcggca
This genomic window from Chiloscyllium plagiosum isolate BGI_BamShark_2017 chromosome 17, ASM401019v2, whole genome shotgun sequence contains:
- the LOC122558641 gene encoding CMP-N-acetylneuraminate-beta-galactosamide-alpha-2,3-sialyltransferase 2-like, with protein sequence MAISDNQQRFHEHRTYAPVKQFLRVDKDKVQIYNPAFFKYIHDKWTEHHGRYPSTGMLVLFFALHICDEVNVYGFGADSRGNWHHYWENNRYAGEFRKTGVHDADFEAKIINLLEEAGKIKVFRGN